In one Lysobacter alkalisoli genomic region, the following are encoded:
- a CDS encoding RNA polymerase sigma factor, with protein sequence MTDHDLNRRIDAIWRMESARVIATLARMLRDVGLAEDIAQDALVTALEKWPVDGIPDNPGAWLVTTARRRAIDRIRHGRMADQKHLQIAYELEYEQQERHEAEQASLDDPIGDDLLRLVFVACHPVLSREARVALTLRLLGGLTTAEIARAFLAAEPTIAQRIVRAKRTLSEAEVAFEVPRDEELNARLASVLEVIYLIFNEGYSATAGDDWLRPALCEEALRLGRILAGLMPAEDEVHGLVALMEIQASRSQARTSADGEPILLMDQDRARWDQLLIRRGLTALEQAERIATARNIERGPYTLQAAIAACHARAVTADDTDWAAISALYAELARQAPSPVVELNRAVAIAMHDGPEAGLDHANKIADEPVLKHYHLLPSVRGDLLFRLGRHDEAREEFERAAELTRNSRERALLLARAAQCHVDT encoded by the coding sequence ATGACGGACCATGACCTCAACCGCCGCATCGACGCCATCTGGCGCATGGAGTCGGCCCGGGTGATCGCCACCCTGGCCCGGATGCTGCGCGACGTCGGCCTGGCCGAGGACATCGCCCAGGACGCCTTGGTCACCGCGCTGGAGAAGTGGCCGGTCGACGGCATTCCCGACAATCCCGGCGCCTGGCTGGTGACGACCGCAAGGCGCCGCGCGATCGACCGCATCCGCCACGGCCGCATGGCCGACCAGAAGCACCTGCAGATCGCCTACGAACTGGAGTACGAACAGCAAGAAAGACACGAGGCCGAGCAGGCCTCGCTCGACGACCCGATCGGCGACGACCTGCTGCGACTGGTGTTCGTCGCCTGCCACCCGGTGCTGTCGCGCGAAGCACGGGTGGCGCTGACCCTGCGCCTGCTTGGTGGCCTGACCACCGCCGAGATCGCGCGCGCCTTCCTCGCCGCCGAACCCACCATCGCCCAGCGCATCGTCCGTGCCAAGCGCACTCTGTCGGAGGCCGAAGTCGCGTTCGAAGTCCCTCGTGACGAGGAACTCAACGCGCGGCTGGCCTCGGTGCTCGAGGTCATCTACCTGATCTTCAACGAAGGCTACTCGGCCACCGCCGGTGACGACTGGCTGCGTCCGGCGCTCTGCGAGGAAGCCCTGCGTCTGGGCCGTATCCTGGCCGGCCTGATGCCCGCCGAGGACGAGGTACACGGTCTGGTAGCGCTGATGGAAATCCAGGCCTCGCGGAGCCAGGCCCGCACGAGCGCGGACGGCGAACCGATCCTGCTGATGGACCAGGACCGCGCACGCTGGGACCAATTGTTGATCCGCCGCGGCCTGACCGCACTGGAGCAGGCGGAACGGATCGCGACCGCGCGCAACATCGAACGCGGACCCTACACCCTGCAGGCAGCGATCGCCGCCTGCCACGCCCGCGCGGTCACCGCCGACGACACCGACTGGGCTGCGATTTCGGCCCTGTATGCCGAACTCGCACGGCAGGCACCGTCACCGGTGGTCGAACTCAACCGCGCGGTCGCGATCGCGATGCATGATGGGCCGGAAGCCGGCCTCGACCATGCCAACAAGATCGCCGACGAACCCGTGCTCAAGCATTATCACCTGCTGCCCAGCGTGCGTGGCGACCTGTTGTTCCGGCTCGGACGGCACGACGAAGCGCGCGAAGAGTTCGAACGTGCCGCGGAGCTGACCCGCAATTCCCGGGAACGCGCGCTGCTGCTGGCCCGGGCGGCGCAGTGCCATGTGGACACCTGA
- a CDS encoding VOC family protein: MTTTHPQIFVNLPVKDLDRSVKFFTALGYAFNPAFTDENATCMILGENLFAMLLVEKYFATFTTKPVSDAGKSTEVLVALPMESREAVDEIVAKAVAAGGTTPREAIDHGFMYGHGFEDLDGHVWEVFHMSGEPPQE; the protein is encoded by the coding sequence ATGACCACCACCCACCCGCAGATCTTCGTCAACCTGCCGGTCAAGGACCTCGATCGCTCGGTCAAGTTCTTCACCGCGCTCGGTTACGCCTTCAACCCGGCCTTCACCGACGAGAACGCCACCTGCATGATCCTCGGCGAAAACCTGTTCGCGATGCTGCTGGTCGAGAAATACTTCGCGACCTTCACCACCAAGCCAGTCAGCGATGCCGGCAAGAGCACGGAGGTGCTGGTCGCACTGCCAATGGAAAGCCGCGAGGCGGTCGACGAGATCGTCGCCAAGGCGGTCGCCGCCGGCGGCACAACGCCGCGCGAGGCGATCGACCACGGCTTCATGTACGGGCACGGCTTCGAGGATCTGGACGGCCATGTGTGGGAGGTGTTCCACATGTCGGGTGAACCGCCGCAGGAATGA
- a CDS encoding VOC family protein, whose product MQFIPYMCDFGGKCREAFDFYAKALGGEVVGRMTYGESPMCDQMPPDSKNLVMHSCLMVGDAVIMGADGPPPESAGTDSTTINISVDTVEEAERAWAAMIEGGDIKMPLQETFWALRWGMFTDRYGKPWMINCLRPSEDCPTPGKAA is encoded by the coding sequence ATGCAATTCATTCCCTACATGTGCGACTTCGGCGGCAAATGTCGCGAGGCCTTCGACTTCTACGCCAAGGCCCTCGGAGGCGAAGTCGTCGGCCGCATGACCTATGGCGAGTCGCCGATGTGCGACCAGATGCCGCCCGACTCGAAGAACCTGGTCATGCACAGCTGCCTGATGGTCGGCGATGCCGTGATCATGGGCGCGGACGGTCCGCCGCCGGAAAGCGCCGGCACCGACAGCACCACCATCAACATCAGCGTCGACACCGTCGAGGAGGCCGAGCGCGCCTGGGCCGCGATGATCGAAGGCGGCGACATCAAGATGCCGCTGCAGGAAACCTTCTGGGCGCTGCGCTGGGGCATGTTCACCGACCGCTACGGCAAGCCGTGGATGATCAACTGCCTGCGCCCCAGCGAGGACTGCCCCACCCCGGGCAAGGCGGCCTGA
- a CDS encoding YciI family protein — translation MRVIVIVKATADSEAGIMPSEQLLTDMGRYNEELVKAGIMLAGEGLHPSSRGARVTFNGKERTVTDGPFTETKELVAGFWLWQVRSMDEAIEWVKRCPNPMPGESVIEIRPVFEAEDFGEAFTPELREQEERLREQIARS, via the coding sequence ATGCGCGTCATCGTCATCGTCAAGGCCACCGCCGACTCCGAGGCCGGGATCATGCCCAGCGAGCAGCTGCTCACCGACATGGGCCGCTACAACGAGGAACTGGTCAAGGCCGGCATCATGCTCGCCGGCGAGGGCCTGCACCCGTCCTCGCGCGGTGCCCGGGTCACCTTCAACGGCAAGGAGCGCACCGTCACCGACGGCCCGTTCACCGAGACCAAGGAACTGGTCGCCGGCTTCTGGCTCTGGCAGGTCCGCTCGATGGACGAGGCCATCGAATGGGTCAAGCGCTGCCCGAACCCGATGCCGGGCGAATCGGTGATCGAGATCCGCCCGGTGTTCGAAGCCGAGGACTTCGGCGAGGCATTCACCCCCGAGCTGCGCGAACAGGAAGAACGCCTGCGCGAGCAGATCGCCCGAAGCTGA
- a CDS encoding MoaD/ThiS family protein has translation MARVVLASALARWLSPDTGSATGSEAVLDVDGSTLREVLDGVFARHPGLRGYVLDEQGAVRHHVALFVDGQAVRGKVLDHPMSEGAELYVMQALSGG, from the coding sequence ATGGCCCGGGTCGTACTCGCATCGGCACTGGCACGCTGGCTGTCGCCGGACACCGGTTCGGCGACAGGGAGCGAGGCCGTGCTTGATGTCGACGGCTCGACTCTGCGCGAGGTGCTCGACGGCGTGTTCGCGCGCCATCCGGGCCTGCGCGGCTACGTGCTCGACGAGCAGGGCGCCGTCCGCCATCACGTCGCGCTGTTCGTCGACGGGCAAGCGGTGCGCGGCAAGGTGCTCGACCATCCGATGAGCGAAGGCGCCGAACTCTATGTGATGCAGGCGCTGTCAGGAGGCTGA
- a CDS encoding WD40/YVTN/BNR-like repeat-containing protein, translated as MSDTLLVSTRKGLFVLERDGATAWRIARTAFLGDNVTLTAVDPRDGSWYASLNLGHFGTKLHRSTDRGETWEERAVPIYAEGQMAHTGDGKPPTPATLKLLWSLVPGGADEPGRLWAGTIPGGLFRSDDAGASWQLVESLWQYPGRGDWFGGGYDWPGIHSICVDPRDARCLRIAVSTGGVWQSDDSGGNWRQCAGGMRAEYMPPEQSHEPGVQDVHRMVQCRSAPDSLWVQHHNGVFRSTGGGDNDWQEIIDVPPSVFGFAVAVHPEQPETAWFVPAVKDERRYPVDGRLVVARTRDGGSTFDLLDDGLPQFPAYDLVYRHGLAIDVGGDGLAFGSTTGGLWTSDDQGDRWSQLEARLPPIHAVEFVP; from the coding sequence ATGTCCGATACGTTGCTGGTGTCCACCCGAAAGGGACTGTTCGTGCTCGAACGCGATGGCGCGACCGCATGGCGGATCGCACGCACCGCCTTCCTTGGCGACAACGTCACCCTGACCGCGGTCGATCCGCGCGACGGGAGCTGGTACGCCTCGCTGAACCTGGGCCATTTCGGTACCAAGCTGCACCGCTCCACCGACCGCGGCGAAACCTGGGAGGAGCGTGCGGTACCGATCTACGCTGAAGGACAGATGGCGCACACCGGCGACGGCAAGCCACCGACGCCGGCCACGCTGAAGCTGCTGTGGTCGCTGGTGCCGGGCGGGGCGGACGAGCCGGGCCGGTTGTGGGCAGGCACGATTCCGGGCGGACTGTTCCGCTCCGACGATGCTGGCGCAAGCTGGCAACTGGTCGAATCGCTGTGGCAGTACCCGGGTCGTGGCGATTGGTTCGGGGGCGGCTACGACTGGCCGGGCATTCACTCCATCTGTGTCGACCCGCGCGACGCCCGCTGTCTGCGGATCGCGGTGTCGACTGGTGGCGTATGGCAGTCCGATGACAGCGGCGGCAACTGGCGCCAGTGTGCCGGAGGCATGCGTGCCGAATACATGCCGCCCGAACAGAGCCATGAGCCGGGCGTGCAGGACGTACACCGGATGGTGCAGTGCCGCTCGGCGCCGGACAGCCTGTGGGTGCAGCACCACAACGGCGTGTTCCGCAGCACCGGTGGCGGCGACAACGACTGGCAGGAAATTATCGATGTGCCGCCGTCGGTGTTCGGCTTCGCAGTCGCGGTGCATCCGGAGCAGCCCGAAACCGCCTGGTTCGTGCCGGCGGTCAAGGACGAGCGCCGCTATCCGGTCGATGGCCGCCTGGTGGTTGCGCGCACCCGGGATGGGGGCAGCACATTCGACCTGCTCGACGATGGTCTGCCGCAGTTTCCGGCCTACGATCTGGTGTATCGCCATGGCCTGGCCATCGATGTCGGCGGCGACGGGCTCGCATTCGGCAGCACCACCGGTGGCCTGTGGACCAGCGATGACCAGGGTGACCGCTGGTCGCAGTTGGAGGCCCGCCTGCCGCCGATACATGCCGTTGAGTTCGTGCCCTGA
- a CDS encoding COG3904 family protein, with protein sequence MDSAGREDFGATVIEVPKPQPQWDPYENIAEIDWTPMELSSGQAWVSCDRDYAVNGDGEPLAELGFSSIWKRMQPCRETGMVRLRYRGKVASDFTALVHRVADMGDTLGIHKRILDIDSSGGQVEEGIRAGDAIAESGWMVWVREGAVCHSSCVLILAAGDMRMIAGPVGIHRMLRIGSKATSRAELNQELRDIHEQTSQYLQRNGAATAIADLMMTVPNRSLRQLTAQELELFGLSGRNAAADDLDRIRLGRKCGETFVRRQDAFFRDYSLLCTAQGEEVAGMGECSRDLKKRYGFPDRDCPTESPLSEYD encoded by the coding sequence ATGGACAGTGCCGGCCGCGAGGACTTCGGCGCCACCGTGATCGAGGTGCCCAAGCCGCAGCCGCAATGGGACCCCTACGAGAACATCGCGGAAATCGACTGGACTCCGATGGAACTGTCTTCGGGACAGGCCTGGGTCAGCTGTGATCGGGACTACGCGGTCAATGGCGATGGCGAGCCGCTTGCCGAACTCGGTTTCTCCAGCATCTGGAAGCGGATGCAACCATGCCGCGAGACCGGCATGGTGCGGTTGCGGTACCGCGGCAAGGTCGCCTCCGATTTCACTGCGCTGGTACACAGGGTGGCCGATATGGGCGACACCCTCGGCATCCACAAGCGCATCCTCGACATCGACTCCAGTGGCGGCCAGGTCGAGGAGGGCATCCGTGCTGGCGACGCGATCGCCGAGTCCGGCTGGATGGTCTGGGTTCGTGAGGGTGCGGTCTGCCACAGTTCCTGTGTGCTGATCCTGGCGGCCGGTGACATGCGCATGATTGCCGGTCCGGTCGGCATCCATCGCATGTTGCGGATCGGGTCCAAGGCGACCTCGCGCGCGGAGCTCAACCAGGAGCTGCGCGATATCCACGAACAGACCAGCCAGTACCTGCAGCGCAACGGCGCGGCGACCGCCATCGCCGACCTGATGATGACCGTACCCAATCGCAGCCTGCGACAGCTGACCGCGCAGGAGCTGGAACTGTTCGGGCTGTCCGGGCGCAATGCCGCGGCGGACGACCTGGACCGCATCCGCCTTGGCCGCAAATGCGGCGAGACCTTCGTCCGTCGTCAGGATGCGTTCTTCCGCGACTACAGCCTGCTGTGCACGGCACAGGGCGAGGAGGTCGCAGGGATGGGCGAATGCAGCCGGGACCTGAAGAAACGCTACGGCTTCCCGGACCGGGATTGCCCGACCGAGAGCCCGTTGTCGGAGTACGACTGA
- a CDS encoding RNA-binding S4 domain-containing protein, which yields MQRIRFELDRDHVELNQLLKLAGLCDSGGMGKAIVASGAVCVDGEVELRKTCKIRAGQTVRLDDLEIEVVAAG from the coding sequence ATGCAACGCATCCGCTTCGAACTCGATCGCGACCATGTCGAACTCAACCAGTTGCTCAAGCTGGCGGGACTGTGCGACAGCGGCGGCATGGGCAAGGCCATCGTCGCCAGCGGCGCGGTCTGCGTCGACGGCGAAGTCGAGCTGCGCAAGACTTGCAAGATCCGCGCAGGCCAGACAGTGCGGTTGGATGATCTGGAAATCGAGGTCGTCGCAGCGGGCTGA
- a CDS encoding DoxX family protein — MNPATQHDIGKLILRLALGLLVLLHGIAKLKGGMGGIVGMVESHGLPGFIGYGVLIGEVLGPLMLIVGYHARIGAVLVAVNMLFAIGLAHMGELGRFNNQGGWALELQGMFLFSAIALALFGPGRFSANQR; from the coding sequence ATGAACCCTGCAACCCAACACGACATCGGCAAACTGATCCTGCGCCTGGCTCTCGGCCTGCTCGTGCTGCTGCACGGCATCGCCAAGCTCAAGGGGGGCATGGGCGGCATCGTCGGCATGGTCGAATCGCACGGCCTGCCAGGCTTCATCGGCTACGGTGTGCTGATCGGCGAGGTGCTGGGCCCGCTGATGTTGATCGTCGGTTATCACGCGCGTATCGGCGCGGTCCTGGTGGCGGTGAACATGCTGTTCGCGATCGGACTGGCGCACATGGGCGAACTGGGCAGATTCAACAACCAGGGCGGCTGGGCGCTGGAACTGCAGGGCATGTTCCTGTTCTCCGCGATCGCGCTGGCTCTGTTCGGTCCCGGACGCTTCAGCGCCAACCAGCGCTGA
- a CDS encoding DMT family transporter, which produces MPPTTKAQLQIHFCVLLWGFTAILGKLITLPALPLVWWRMLLVTVALALVPRVWRNLKALPPRLRWSYAGIGVLVALHWLTFYGAIKLANASVAATCIALATVFTALIEPWLARRPFSRRELVLGIAVLPGIVLVIGGVPAGMHLGIAVGALSALFVALFGSLNKRLVDQADPLTVTALELGAGTLALTLLAPLMPLLFPAFAGPLLVAPSLQDGVLLAVLALVCTLFPFALSLLALRHMSAFSAQLAVNLEPVYAIALAIVLLGEQHELSSRFYFGVAIILLAVLVHPLISRPRQPAHPENLGTGEIKDIGG; this is translated from the coding sequence ATGCCTCCCACCACCAAAGCCCAACTCCAGATCCACTTCTGCGTCCTGCTGTGGGGCTTCACCGCCATCCTCGGCAAACTGATCACCCTGCCCGCCTTGCCACTGGTGTGGTGGCGCATGCTGCTGGTGACCGTCGCACTGGCACTGGTGCCGCGCGTCTGGCGGAACCTGAAGGCGCTGCCGCCCCGTCTGCGCTGGTCCTATGCCGGCATCGGCGTGCTGGTCGCCCTGCACTGGCTGACCTTCTATGGCGCGATCAAGCTGGCCAACGCCTCGGTCGCGGCTACCTGCATCGCACTGGCGACCGTGTTCACTGCCCTGATCGAACCGTGGCTGGCACGGCGGCCGTTCTCCCGGCGCGAACTGGTCCTGGGCATTGCGGTGCTGCCCGGCATCGTGCTGGTGATCGGCGGCGTGCCTGCCGGGATGCACCTGGGCATCGCGGTCGGGGCACTGTCGGCGCTGTTCGTGGCGCTGTTCGGCTCGCTCAATAAACGGCTGGTCGACCAAGCCGACCCCCTGACCGTGACCGCACTGGAACTGGGTGCCGGGACCCTCGCCCTGACCCTGCTCGCGCCACTGATGCCACTGTTGTTCCCGGCCTTCGCCGGCCCGCTTCTGGTCGCACCTTCGCTGCAGGACGGCGTGCTGCTGGCCGTGCTGGCCCTCGTCTGCACCCTGTTTCCATTCGCGCTGTCGCTGCTGGCGCTACGCCACATGAGCGCGTTCTCGGCGCAACTGGCCGTCAACCTGGAGCCGGTGTACGCGATCGCCCTGGCCATCGTGCTCCTGGGCGAGCAGCATGAACTCTCATCCCGCTTCTATTTCGGGGTGGCAATCATCCTGCTGGCGGTGCTGGTGCACCCGCTGATCAGCCGGCCACGCCAACCGGCACACCCGGAGAACCTCGGCACCGGCGAGATCAAGGACATCGGTGGCTGA
- a CDS encoding LysR substrate-binding domain-containing protein — MALRADLLPALAAFESAARHQNFTHAAEELHLTASAVSHHVRKLESRLGVTLFQRHARGVSLTAEGRQLADAASSALADVDSVVRGLRAARAEHNRVRITTLHSLTYTWLIPRMRDLHAAHPDIRLSLDTEVALTRFDDAGPDLGIRHGPGHWPGLTAHLLMDETLFPVAAPDLPGLDKVTTPADIARMPLIADHARQGWLDWFRAADVHGAHIEERHTFSDTTDALNAAAFGHGAALARQRIVAPYLEAGRLVQLPGPELQARWGYYVVYPAHRRLRPAARRFVDWLLSQPVD; from the coding sequence ATGGCCCTGAGAGCCGACCTGCTGCCGGCCCTGGCGGCATTCGAATCCGCCGCCCGGCACCAGAACTTCACCCACGCCGCCGAGGAGTTGCACCTGACCGCGAGCGCGGTCAGCCACCACGTGCGCAAACTCGAATCCCGGCTTGGCGTGACCCTGTTCCAGCGCCACGCGCGCGGTGTCTCGTTGACCGCCGAGGGACGCCAGCTGGCCGATGCCGCCAGCAGCGCCTTGGCCGACGTCGACAGCGTGGTACGCGGTCTTCGCGCGGCGCGCGCCGAGCACAATCGTGTCCGCATCACCACCCTGCATTCGCTGACCTACACCTGGCTGATCCCGCGCATGCGCGACCTGCACGCCGCGCACCCCGACATCCGGCTGAGCCTCGACACAGAAGTAGCCCTGACCCGTTTCGACGATGCCGGCCCCGACCTCGGCATCCGCCACGGCCCCGGCCACTGGCCCGGCCTGACCGCACACCTGCTGATGGACGAAACCCTGTTCCCGGTCGCCGCCCCCGATTTGCCCGGGCTCGACAAGGTGACCACCCCCGCGGACATCGCCCGTATGCCGCTGATCGCCGACCATGCACGGCAGGGGTGGCTGGACTGGTTCCGCGCCGCCGACGTGCATGGCGCGCACATCGAGGAGCGCCACACTTTCAGCGACACCACCGACGCGCTCAATGCAGCCGCGTTCGGTCATGGTGCCGCGCTGGCACGCCAGCGCATCGTGGCCCCCTATCTCGAAGCCGGGCGGCTGGTGCAGCTGCCCGGCCCGGAGCTGCAGGCGCGCTGGGGCTACTACGTGGTCTACCCCGCGCACCGGCGGCTGCGCCCGGCGGCGCGACGCTTCGTCGACTGGCTGTTGTCGCAGCCCGTCGATTGA
- a CDS encoding DMT family transporter, protein MAPPVAAPAVAVSPVESGVHGAGSRAGDWITPVELCVLGAIWGASFLFMRVAAPDFGALPLVEVRLALGSLVLLPFLWRARAQFPLSLWPKLAGISLINSAIPFVLFAWAAQHAPAGIGAITNAMTVLFTALIGFLFFGERIGTRRAVALFAGFAGVVVLASGKVAGASIGLAATAGAAAAFLYGIGINLVRRHLTGLPPAAVAAATLGCAALLVAPLAIARWPAQEIGLLSWTCAALLGVLCTGIAFVMYYRLIARVGANRASTVTYLVPVFGVAWAWWLLDEPLTMTMGVAGAIILASVAFSQRAK, encoded by the coding sequence ATGGCTCCCCCTGTCGCCGCTCCTGCCGTCGCCGTATCCCCCGTCGAGTCCGGCGTGCATGGAGCTGGCAGTCGCGCAGGGGACTGGATCACCCCTGTCGAACTGTGCGTACTGGGTGCGATCTGGGGTGCCTCGTTCCTGTTCATGCGCGTCGCCGCTCCCGACTTCGGTGCCCTCCCGCTGGTCGAGGTGCGGTTGGCGCTGGGCTCGCTGGTGCTGCTGCCGTTCCTGTGGCGTGCGCGTGCGCAGTTTCCGCTTTCGCTGTGGCCGAAGCTGGCCGGCATCAGCCTGATCAACTCGGCGATACCGTTCGTGCTGTTCGCGTGGGCTGCACAGCACGCCCCGGCCGGGATCGGTGCGATCACCAATGCGATGACGGTATTGTTCACCGCGTTGATCGGCTTCCTGTTCTTTGGCGAACGCATTGGTACCCGGCGTGCGGTTGCGCTGTTCGCGGGGTTTGCCGGCGTCGTGGTGCTGGCCAGCGGCAAGGTCGCCGGGGCCAGCATCGGCCTGGCCGCGACAGCGGGCGCCGCTGCGGCGTTCCTGTACGGAATCGGCATCAATCTGGTGCGCCGTCACCTGACCGGTCTGCCGCCGGCCGCGGTTGCTGCCGCGACCCTTGGCTGCGCAGCCCTGCTGGTGGCGCCGCTCGCCATCGCCCGCTGGCCGGCGCAGGAGATCGGGCTGTTGTCATGGACCTGTGCGGCCCTGCTCGGTGTGCTCTGCACCGGGATCGCGTTCGTCATGTACTACCGCCTGATCGCTCGCGTCGGGGCGAACCGTGCCTCGACCGTGACCTACCTGGTGCCGGTGTTCGGAGTCGCCTGGGCCTGGTGGCTGCTCGACGAGCCGCTGACCATGACGATGGGCGTCGCCGGCGCGATCATCCTGGCCAGCGTGGCCTTCAGCCAGCGAGCGAAGTGA
- the arsN2 gene encoding arsenic resistance N-acetyltransferase ArsN2, whose protein sequence is MAQHRVVFDFQIDFSNGGGLKGHDFRLDIDGDDIDDAGLADYIVRDMRLLMVGAVRILDKRIIVEPHKRPRIAPVEIDAEAEALLASAGLPTTDLALSPLRLFGSRRNGVLQGVVGIEGYGSDALLRSLAVAADSRGQGIGRELVEHVESIAQDAGVRRLFLLTTDATAYFNRHGYVETPRGSAPPAVVATAQFASLCPASATLMSKALVLPKDAPSIPADATS, encoded by the coding sequence ATGGCCCAGCACCGTGTCGTGTTCGATTTCCAGATCGACTTCAGCAATGGCGGCGGCCTGAAAGGCCACGACTTCCGCCTCGACATCGACGGCGACGACATCGATGACGCGGGACTTGCCGACTACATCGTCCGCGACATGCGCCTGCTGATGGTCGGCGCGGTGCGGATCCTCGACAAACGGATCATTGTCGAGCCGCACAAGCGGCCGCGGATCGCACCGGTCGAGATCGACGCGGAGGCCGAGGCGTTGCTTGCCTCCGCCGGCCTGCCGACCACGGACCTGGCGCTTTCGCCATTGCGCCTGTTCGGCAGCCGCCGCAACGGCGTGCTGCAGGGTGTCGTGGGCATCGAGGGCTACGGGAGCGATGCGCTGCTGCGTTCGTTGGCGGTCGCTGCAGATTCGCGCGGGCAGGGCATCGGCCGCGAGCTCGTGGAGCATGTCGAAAGCATCGCCCAGGATGCGGGTGTGCGTCGATTGTTCCTGCTGACGACCGATGCAACGGCCTATTTCAACCGGCACGGCTACGTGGAAACGCCGCGTGGGTCCGCGCCGCCGGCAGTGGTGGCGACGGCGCAGTTCGCCTCGCTGTGCCCGGCCTCGGCAACGCTCATGTCCAAGGCGCTGGTGTTGCCGAAGGACGCGCCGTCCATTCCGGCCGACGCCACGTCCTGA
- a CDS encoding DUF72 domain-containing protein, with protein MSDLFAPGDEDTSGVDAIDGIRVGIGGWTFAPWRDNFYPRGLVQRRELEYASRQLSSIEINGTFYGAQKPATYARWAAETPAHFMFSLKAPKRVTHGGALARAGGQARAFIDGGLAEFGERLGPILWQLSPQRVFDRDDLAAFLDALPDTLDGRTLRHVLEVRHDSFRDPAYLRLARERGIATVFTDSNQHPSLADITGPFVYARLMRSQDPVTTGYPEQALQLWVRRARQWARGGDPDDLPHVETPRAPAGHAREVFIYFISAAKARNPAAATALIRCLQEEGSRDG; from the coding sequence ATGAGCGACCTGTTCGCGCCCGGCGACGAGGACACATCCGGCGTCGATGCCATCGACGGCATCCGTGTCGGCATCGGCGGCTGGACCTTCGCCCCGTGGCGCGACAATTTCTACCCCAGGGGGCTGGTGCAGCGCCGTGAGCTGGAATACGCCAGCCGCCAGCTCAGCAGCATCGAGATCAACGGCACCTTCTACGGCGCGCAGAAGCCCGCGACCTACGCCAGATGGGCGGCGGAAACGCCAGCGCATTTCATGTTCTCGCTCAAAGCGCCCAAGCGCGTCACGCACGGCGGTGCGCTCGCCCGTGCCGGCGGCCAGGCCCGCGCGTTCATCGACGGCGGACTGGCCGAGTTCGGCGAGCGGCTAGGGCCAATCCTGTGGCAGCTCTCGCCGCAGCGCGTGTTCGACCGCGACGACCTCGCCGCCTTTCTCGATGCGCTGCCGGATACGCTCGATGGCCGGACACTCCGGCATGTGCTCGAAGTCCGCCACGACAGTTTCCGCGACCCCGCCTACCTGCGACTGGCTCGCGAACGCGGTATCGCCACCGTGTTCACCGACTCCAACCAGCACCCGTCGCTGGCCGACATCACCGGCCCGTTCGTATATGCACGGCTGATGCGTTCGCAGGACCCGGTCACCACCGGCTATCCGGAGCAGGCATTGCAGCTCTGGGTGCGACGCGCGCGGCAATGGGCGCGTGGCGGGGACCCCGACGACCTGCCGCATGTGGAGACACCACGAGCGCCGGCTGGACATGCGCGCGAAGTGTTCATCTATTTCATCAGCGCGGCGAAGGCACGCAACCCTGCCGCCGCGACCGCCCTGATCCGCTGCCTGCAGGAAGAAGGCTCGCGGGACGGCTGA